The DNA region AGTAATGAACAAAGCTAGAATTAAACTCACCGGCACCGACCCAGAGAAATTAGCCTATGTCTGTGACCAGCTTAAGAGGATCGCAGAAAGGACAGGTGTAGATCTCTCAGGCCCCATACCACTACCCACCAAGAAACTGGTAGTACCCACCCGTAAATCACCAGATGGTGAGGGAAAAGCAACCTGGGAAAAATGGGAACTCAGGATACACAAGAGACTGGTGGGAATCGAAGCCGATGAACGGGCCATGAGACAGGTTATGAAGGTCAATGTGCCGGATAATGTGAGTATTGAAATTGAACTCCGAAGCTAAATAACCCATCTAAAAATTGCACATATTCACAGCTGAAAACAACAGCTTAAACAAATTACTCCCATTTAAATATCTAAGTCATTTTTTTCCGGGATAGACAAATCCCAACCTTTTATAAAGGTTGATCCAAAAAAAGGTTTGATTAATAAAAGTAAAATCCATTGCCGGGATAGCCTAGCCAGGTAAGGCGC from Methanobacteriaceae archaeon includes:
- a CDS encoding 30S ribosomal protein S10: MNKARIKLTGTDPEKLAYVCDQLKRIAERTGVDLSGPIPLPTKKLVVPTRKSPDGEGKATWEKWELRIHKRLVGIEADERAMRQVMKVNVPDNVSIEIELRS